Sequence from the Pyrobaculum neutrophilum V24Sta genome:
GTATACGGAATAGCGCTCCGCCAGCCTGGAGAAGACACCACACTCAGCCCAGGTGTCCGCGTTGAAGGACCAGCCGTGTAGAAGAACTACGGGCCTCCCCGAGCCGCCTGCAAGATACCTAACCCTCCTGCCCCCCACCTCTATGTACGCCTCCTTCATGTCGCCGACCTAGCCCTCATCAAGGAGAAGTTCTCCTCCTCCCTAATCACCGAGACGCCGGTTCTGCTTGGAAACATCTCGATCCAAACCACCTTGTCCGGCTTCGTCAGATCCACCCGCCTCTCCACCGCCTTAGCGACGTATTCGATGACGGCGGCTCTGTCGAACTTAACCCCCCTCTTCTTGAGCTCGATCTTGAAGCTCTCGCCGGGCCCGATGTGGGCCTTAGCCAGCTCCCCCACGGCCCTCTGTATCTCGTCTAGGTCAGTCTTCACCACGACCATTATTGGGGTGGCCCTCAGTATGTATCTCGGGATGTAGTAGCCGCTCCTCACCACCTCTATGAGGAGTTTTACAAACTCAACTGGGTCGCCCTCGACCTTAGCCGTGAGAAGTCCGTCGAACCCCGTGAACCATATCTCCTCCACCCTCCTCCCAACGATGTCGCCCACCCTATAGAGCTCCTCCATGCACAGCCTCTCCTGACGCCAACCAGTGGCCACCACCAAATTCCAGCTCATGGAAGCCCCCAAAGACCGTTTATAAAACATTTTTATAAACAGCAGGTGGATGTGCCGTGGATCTGGTCTTCTTCTTCGTGGCGGTGCTCTCAGCCGCCGTGGCCGCCCTAGGTCTGATCATGTACCGCCTCATAAAATCCCTCGAGATATACCTCATCCCACTCTACGCCGAGGTCATCAGGAAGAGGGAGAGAGACTACGTACTCGTCGAGTTCCTCACCTCCCTCCTCGTCTCGAAGGGCATCATAAGCCAGGCCGAGGCCGGCGCGCTGAAGAGCCTATCGGCCACGGGGCCTCTTACAGCCGAGGACCTAGACCGGGTGGACGAGATACTGGACAAGGACCCCAAGCAGCTGACCTACGAGGAGATAGTGGACCTCAAGAGAGTCGCCTACAAGCTACTGGGGCGCCTGGACAAGAAGTCGGTAAGACTCGGCCTAAAGCTCCTCAGATACGCAGCCGGGATAGAGGAGGCCCTCACGGCGGGGGTAAAAGCGCTAGTGGGCGCCCAAGCCGAGAAGGTGGAGATGTCCTACGACCACGACACATGCTCCGTCTACCTCACCACCTACAAGCGAGACGGCACAGTGGAGAGGAGCCAAGGCCCAGACGTGGAGTGCGTAACGGAGACAGTCGCCGTGTTGAAGGCCCTGGCCAGGAGGGACCCCACCGTCGGCGGGGAGCTGGCGGAGAAGGCGCTGGCGCGCTACAGGAAGTGCCGCGGAAGCGACTCGGCAGGGTGTAGAGCACTCCTAAACGCGTTGACCAACCTGGAGAAGAAATCCCTAGACCTCCTCCTGGAAGACCGGCGTTAGGTTAAAGTAACATGCGGCGGCCGGGATTTGAACCCGGGATCAACGGCTCTCCTCGCCCCCCGCGTGGAAGGCCGCCATCCTACTCCGGGGCGGTGGGCACGCCCACCGTCCCGTCCAGCTAGACGACCGCCGCCCGAGTACACAAAAGAGGCCGGTTATAAAGCTTTTCTATGGGCGGTTGCGGTGAGGCATGGACAAGGTCAGGCTTGGGAAAACGGATATGTTGGTGTCGCGGGTGGGGCTCGGCGCGTGGCAGTTCTCCGGCGACGCCTGGGGCGCCATAACCTACGAGCAGGCCAAGGCCGTCGTGGCAAAGGCGGCCGAGGCCGGGATAAACTTCTTCGACACGGCTGCCGTATATGGGAGGGGGAAGAGCGAGGAGTACCTCGGAAGAGCGCTAAAGGAGCTGGGCCTCCGCGGGCACGTGTATATAGCCACGAAGATCCACGGCGACTGGCTCCGGAGAGCTGACGTGTTGACCTCGGCGGAGAACCAGCGGAGGAGACTCGGCGTAGACGCCATCGACCTATATCAAGTGCACTGGCCCGCTTGCTGGCACAACACGCCCATATGCGAAACTATGAAGACGCTGGAGGAGCTGGTGGACCGGGGCCTTGTGAGGTACATAGGGGTGAGCAACTTCCCGGTCCAGCTCCTCGACTACGCCCGGAGTTGCCTCTCCAGGGTAGACATAGCCACGTCCCAGAACAGGTACAACCTGGTGGAGAGAGAAGCCGACAAGGAGCTTCTGCCGTATCTCAAGAGGGAGGGAATAGCCCTCATAGCCTGGAGCCCCCTGGCCAAGGGCCTCCTAACTGGGAAGTACTCGGCGGAGAGCCCCCCAACTTTTGAAGACGTGCGGAGGGCAGACCCCCTCTTCCTCCCGCAGAACCTAAGGCTCGTCCAGCCCCTGATAGACGAGCTGAAGCGCCTCGCCGCCGCCTACGGCAAAACGCCGGCCCAGATAGCGCTTAACTGGCTAACCAGGGACCCCTCCGTGGTGCCGATACCGGGGGCCAAGACCCCACAGCAGGCTGAGGAGAACGCGGGGGCAGCCGGCTGGACCCTCTCGGAGGAGGACTGGAGAAGACTAGACGCGCTCGGCCGGGAGATATCACAGAAGATCACCTATGTCGCTTGGTAGGTTACAAACCCTCGGCGCCCCACATCGCTTGGCCGTATGTAGGTTCTTACCTCCCATATGGCGGCGGCCCGGCGCGTAGAAAGCCTCGAAAATTACGCCGGCCCGCGGCGGCTGAGTCCGGCGGGTTAGATAGCGCCTCCACGGCGCCGCTTGCCGACGCCGCTACGGGCTTGCCTGTTTGAACACGGCGTGGGGCGACAACGGCGGTAGCCGTTCACGACGTCTCCGGCGGTGACGAAGACGGCCTAAGTGGCCAGCGCGTGGCCCCCAACGGCGAGCGCCGCCGCGGCCCATCTGCGGGCGGCTCCGCGCCCCCTGCCGGAAAAGGAAGGCCGGCGGTCCTCATGTAGGGCTAATCCTCACCCCATCGGCGCCGAACCATCCAGCCACCCTTTAGTAAGTAAGAACATATTTAAAGGAATTTCAACCGTGGATACATGTCCCAAGCCCTCAGGGAGTTTCTCATGAGGAAGGCTAAGCTGGAGAAGCTGTTCAAGTGGGGGGTCCGGTGGAGTCTCTGGCCTGTCCA
This genomic interval carries:
- a CDS encoding THUMP domain-containing protein, whose protein sequence is MSWNLVVATGWRQERLCMEELYRVGDIVGRRVEEIWFTGFDGLLTAKVEGDPVEFVKLLIEVVRSGYYIPRYILRATPIMVVVKTDLDEIQRAVGELAKAHIGPGESFKIELKKRGVKFDRAAVIEYVAKAVERRVDLTKPDKVVWIEMFPSRTGVSVIREEENFSLMRARSAT
- a CDS encoding aldo/keto reductase, with the protein product MDKVRLGKTDMLVSRVGLGAWQFSGDAWGAITYEQAKAVVAKAAEAGINFFDTAAVYGRGKSEEYLGRALKELGLRGHVYIATKIHGDWLRRADVLTSAENQRRRLGVDAIDLYQVHWPACWHNTPICETMKTLEELVDRGLVRYIGVSNFPVQLLDYARSCLSRVDIATSQNRYNLVEREADKELLPYLKREGIALIAWSPLAKGLLTGKYSAESPPTFEDVRRADPLFLPQNLRLVQPLIDELKRLAAAYGKTPAQIALNWLTRDPSVVPIPGAKTPQQAEENAGAAGWTLSEEDWRRLDALGREISQKITYVAW